A single Cottoperca gobio chromosome 5, fCotGob3.1, whole genome shotgun sequence DNA region contains:
- the h6pd gene encoding GDH/6PGL endoplasmic bifunctional protein, whose protein sequence is MFVTVLLLLVTLCVQGGNGEERAEAQRPGHVSVVIVGGTGDLAKKYLWQGFFELYENQVSSGNTFSFYGGGLSPADAGKPVLFEILKAVACSKDASQERCALLKEQLLRLAQYRQLKTLEDYQDLAKHIEQELQQEGITEAGRLFYLSVPAFAYADIADKINNSCRPNSGAWLRVVLEKPFGHDFRSAQLLASQLGSSLKDEEMYRIDHYLGKQVVANILPFRVENNKFLDPIWNKHHIERVEIVMKETLDVKGRIPFYDQYGVIRDVLQNHLTEVMTLLTMRLPMNRSSSEEVLQNKLQIFSSLLPIGKNQAVVGQYQAYKTSVQQEMNKTKDHVSLTPTFAAVLAHIDEARYEGVPILLISGKMLDERVGYARILFKNDVFCLQNHNSVHCKPKQIVFYFGHGSLKYPAILVSKNLFRPVLMGGEWKEVTEHTDVNILGLPISDYYVQTPTEQREAYSELISHIFAGRKNSFISAENLLASWGLWTPLLSSLASSFPRIYPGGADNGDMLDVRVKGKDIVYSSDVVIISPDQMGGTSANGFQVMQGKFRSGDMVSAWAEELVERLAADIQEAAEAAVHEGGVFHLALSGGSTPIALFHRLVLHHFSFPWRNTHVWMVDERCVPLTELESNFHSMHEHLLQHVRIPYYNIHPMPVQLNQRLCVEEDAGALLYEKEVSKLVNGSSFHFVLLGVGHDSHTASLFPGSKVAELGESLVAITESPVKPHQRMSLTFSAINRARTVALLVMGKGKHELITQLSRVKDNPDKWPVTGVKPADGRLVWYIDYDALLG, encoded by the exons ATGTTTGTGACTGTGCTCCTGCTCCTGGTCACTCTGTGTGTCCAGGGAGGAAATGGCGAAGAAAGAGCAGAGGCACAGAGACCCGGCCATGTTTCGGTGGTGATCGTGGGAGGCACAGGGGACCTGGCAAAGAAGTACCTGTGGCAGGGCTTCTTCGAGCTGTACGAAAACCAGGTCAGTAGTGGAAACACTTTCTCCTTCTATGGCGGAGGACTGTCACCTGCCGATGCGGGCAAACCGGTCCTCTTTGAGATCCTAAAGGCGGTTGCCTGCTCAAAGGATGCATCACAGGAGCGCTGTGCTCTGCTGAAAGAGCAGCTCCTGCGGCTCGCACAGTATCGGCAGCTGAAGACTCTAGAGGACTACCAGGATCTGGCCAAGCACATTGAGCAAGAGCTACAGCAGGAGGGAATAACAGAGGCAGGCAGGCTCTTCTACCTCTCAGTACCAGCCTTTGCATATGCAGACATTGCTGATAAGATAAATAATAGTTGCAGGCCAAACAGCGGGGCGTGGCTGAGGGTGGTGCTGGAGAAACCTTTCGGACATGACTTCAGGAGTGCTCAGCTACTTGCGTCTCAGCTCGGGAGCTCCTTGAAGGATGAAGAAATGTACAGAATCGACCATTACCTGGGGAAGCAG GTGGTTGCAAATATACTTCCATTCAGAGTAGAGAACAATAAGTTTCTGGATCCCATCTGGAACAAGCACCACATCGAGAGAGTGGAGATCGTAATGAAAGAGACCCTCGATGTTAAAG GTCGTATTCCCTTCTATGACCAGTACGGGGTGATCAGAGATGTGCTACAGAACCACCTGACTGAGGTCATGACCCTGTTGACCATGAGGCTTCCCATGAATCGAAGCAGCAGTGAGGAAGTCCTCCAAAACAAGCTGCAGATCTTCAGTTCCCTGCTGCCTATTGGAAAGAATCAAGCGGTGGTCGGCCAATACCAAGCGTACAAAACATCCGTTCAGCAGGAGATGAATAAGACAAAAGATCACGTCAGTCTCACGCCAACATTTGCAG ctGTACTGGCACACATCGATGAGGCCCGGTATGAAGGTGTGCCAATTCTTTTGATCTCAGGGAAGATGTTAGATGAGCGGGTGGGATATGCACGAATTCTTTTCAAGAATGACGTGTTTTGTCTTCAAAACCACAACAGCGTTCACTGCAAGCCCAAACAGATCGTTTTCTACTTTGGGCATGGCAGCCTTAAATATCCAGCAATTCTTGTGAGTAAGAATTTATTCAGGCCCGTTTTAATGGGCGGTGAGTGGAAGGAAGTGACTGAGCATACAGATGTCAATATTCTAGGTTTGCCTATTTCCGACTATTACGTTCAAACTCCGACAGAGCAGAGGGAAGCTTATTCAGAACTTATTTCTCACATATTTGCTGGACGTAAGAATAGTTTTATTAGTGCTGAAAACCTGCTGGCCTCCTGGGGCTTATGGACACCACTGCTCAGTAGCCTAGCCAGCTCTTTTCCACGCATCTACCCCGGGGGTGCCGACAACGGAGACATGCTCGACGTCCGTGTGAAAGGGAAAGACATTGTCTACAGCAGTGACGTGGTGATTATCAGCCCCGATCAGATGGGTGGCACGTCAGCAAACGGTTTCCAAGTGATGCAAGGCAAATTTCGTAGTGGTGACATGGTGTCGGCCTGGGCtgaggagctggtggagaggCTAGCTGCAGACATTCAGGAAGCAGCGGAGGCAGCGGTGCATGAGGGCGGTGTTTTCCATCTTGCCCTCTCTGGTGGGTCCACTCCTATCGCTTTGTTCCACAGGTTGGTCCTGCACCACTTCTCCTTCCCCTGGAGGAACACCCATGTGTGGATGGTGGACGAGCGCTGCGTGCCACTGACTGAACTGGAGTCCAACTTCCACAGCATGCATGAACATCTGCTGCAACATGTGAGGATACCCTATTACAACATCCACCCCATGCCAGTGCAGCTCAACCAGCGTCTGTGTGTGGAGGAAGACGCAGGAGCGCTGCTGTATGAGAAAGAGGTCAGCAAGTTAGTTAATGGCTCCAGCTTCCACTTTGTACTGCTGGGGGTCGGCCATGACAGCCACACTGCCTCTCTGTTCCCGGGGAGTAAAGTGGCTGAACTTGGGGAGAGTCTGGTGGCCATCACTGAGAGCCCTGTCAAGCCTCATCAACGCATGAGCCTCACTTTCAGTGCCATTAACCGAGCACGCACAGTTGCTCTTTTAGTGATGGGCAAAGGCAAGCATGAACTCATCACCCAGCTGAGCCGAGTGAAGGACAACCCAGACAAGTGGCCTGTCACCGGGGTGAAGCCTGCTGACGGCAGACTCGTTTGGTACATTGACTACGACGCACTTTTAGGATAG